The Streptomyces laurentii genome contains a region encoding:
- a CDS encoding transport ATP-binding protein cydD (identified by MetaGeneAnnotator; putative;~sequence version:1), translated as MLAKRPVPERRGSRAPGPSAPLGAGRSRSQPVGVDSATAAALPGEMRGEGIAFARPRLFDAGTGSVRTGDDIAGPHRARHPRKFTEVDSPVVGRRSRAAAATGRRHTPRNRAGRS; from the coding sequence GTGCTCGCTAAGCGTCCGGTTCCGGAACGCCGCGGCTCGCGCGCGCCCGGCCCCTCGGCGCCCCTCGGCGCCGGTCGCAGCCGGTCGCAGCCGGTCGGCGTGGACAGCGCGACGGCCGCCGCCCTACCCGGCGAGATGCGAGGGGAAGGGATCGCCTTCGCCCGCCCGCGCCTCTTCGACGCCGGCACGGGATCCGTCCGTACCGGTGACGACATCGCCGGACCGCACCGGGCCCGGCACCCCAGGAAATTCACCGAGGTGGATTCGCCCGTCGTCGGGCGTCGGTCACGTGCCGCCGCGGCTACGGGCCGACGGCACACACCGCGTAACCGTGCGGGGCGATCATGA
- a CDS encoding phosphopantetheine-binding protein (identified by MetaGeneAnnotator; putative;~sequence version:1) gives MDDVLKDILVNELHVREEDVVPTATREEVGLDSLAVLELATALHERLGIEVYDYELLDAGTVADVARLVAERRPGA, from the coding sequence GTGGACGACGTACTCAAGGACATCCTGGTCAACGAACTGCACGTACGCGAGGAGGACGTCGTCCCCACGGCCACCCGTGAGGAGGTCGGCCTCGACTCCCTGGCGGTGCTGGAACTCGCCACCGCCCTGCACGAACGGCTCGGCATCGAGGTGTACGACTACGAGCTGCTGGACGCCGGCACCGTCGCCGACGTGGCCCGACTGGTGGCCGAACGGCGGCCGGGAGCCTGA
- a CDS encoding streptomycin biosynthesis operon regulator (identified by MetaGeneAnnotator; putative;~sequence version:1), whose product MSDESRSTIITMPVESLLPADSPRLAGLNADHVRALAECGAEFEPILVHRGTGRVIDGMHRLRAAILRGEPRIAVRQVDGTAADLFIRAVQANTGHGLPLTLGDRKAAARRILATHPHWSDRAIAAVTGVSPKTVGAVRGRCSSEESPQSNPPAPPVPRVGRDGRVRPADMPERREKARSLLVERPRATLREVAQEAGVSVSTAHRLRQELRSGAAASEAGPRRPGAAAGLAPEDAACPAPLVVAASPRPSGRGSLVPLTSLPAPADATSRGPARIRVRALDVLANDPSIRFTDSGRALLRWLNGQAQGLAAGEELLAAVPPHCARALTEVVSHYAREWERLAAGLQRTDPLNGSWRTAR is encoded by the coding sequence TTGTCCGACGAATCGCGGTCGACGATCATCACCATGCCGGTGGAATCCCTGCTGCCGGCGGACTCGCCGCGCCTGGCGGGTCTGAACGCGGACCATGTACGGGCGCTGGCGGAGTGCGGGGCCGAGTTCGAACCGATCCTCGTGCACCGCGGCACGGGCCGCGTGATCGACGGCATGCACCGGCTGCGGGCCGCGATCCTGCGCGGGGAACCCCGTATCGCGGTCCGCCAGGTCGACGGCACGGCGGCCGATCTGTTCATCCGCGCGGTGCAGGCCAATACCGGCCATGGTCTTCCGCTGACCCTCGGCGACCGCAAGGCGGCCGCCCGGCGCATTCTCGCCACCCACCCCCACTGGTCCGACCGGGCCATCGCCGCCGTCACAGGGGTCTCGCCGAAGACCGTAGGGGCTGTGCGGGGGAGATGTTCGAGTGAGGAATCTCCTCAGTCGAATCCTCCGGCCCCACCGGTCCCGCGCGTCGGACGGGACGGCCGGGTGCGCCCGGCGGACATGCCGGAACGGCGTGAGAAGGCCCGGTCCCTGCTGGTCGAGCGGCCCCGCGCCACCTTGCGCGAAGTGGCCCAGGAGGCCGGTGTCTCGGTCAGCACCGCGCACCGGCTGCGGCAGGAACTGCGGTCCGGCGCGGCGGCCTCGGAAGCCGGCCCCCGGAGACCGGGTGCCGCGGCCGGTCTCGCCCCCGAGGACGCCGCGTGTCCGGCCCCGCTCGTGGTCGCGGCGTCCCCACGCCCCTCCGGCCGGGGCTCCTTGGTTCCTCTGACCTCCCTCCCGGCCCCCGCGGACGCCACCTCGCGGGGGCCCGCGCGTATCCGGGTGAGGGCCCTGGACGTCCTCGCCAACGATCCCTCGATCCGCTTCACGGACAGCGGCCGCGCCCTGCTGCGCTGGCTCAACGGCCAGGCCCAGGGACTCGCGGCGGGCGAGGAGTTGCTGGCCGCCGTCCCGCCGCACTGCGCCCGGGCCCTCACCGAGGTGGTGAGCCACTACGCGAGAGAGTGGGAGCGGCTGGCCGCCGGACTGCAGCGCACCGACCCGTTGAACGGCTCCTGGCGAACGGCCCGTTGA
- a CDS encoding SARP family transcriptional regulator (identified by MetaGeneAnnotator; putative;~sequence version:1), whose product MRFRLLGPLEVAGPGGPALITAERQRVVLAVLLLEPNRIVPMGRLIDAVWGESPPPTARAQIQICVSMVRASMAKVGLPDVIQTRSPGYLAEVGDDELDLHVFERAAAAGRTAAEAGRFEEAASAFETALGLWRGSSCFGGGISSTALEAPAARLDEQRLAVVEQWVDARLALGLHQQLVARLIDLVMQNPLRERLRAQLMMALSRSGRQAEALEVYRRGRRELVDELGIEPGEELRRLQESILSGRLDGGPAAPVPPEAPVLPAAVAAALAVPAVPAASAVFAAPAATAVEPPAVPRLLPGAIADFTGRDGLLAQLEDALEEATETSYAMRIVSITGRGGVGKTTLAIHLGHSLANRFPDGQMFAKLRGPSAQPIPPTRILERFLRSLGIPGSAVPSSLEERAELFRNLVADKRVLIVLDDAIDEEQVRWLLPGSSTCPVLITSRSRLAGLEGTRSVRIDVFSTEQALQLLSRILGADRIHSELTSALQLIKLCGNLALALRIVAARLAARPHWPLSKMVARLHDESQRLDELTHGGVGVRAGLAMAYQGLPADAQRLFRRLSMLEAAEFSSWVAAPLLDLAVTEAEDTLEFLVDAQLVDVEVVEGRRTRYRLHDLVRVYSQECLAAYESTAERSLVLGRVLSTWLLLVEEAHRRAYGGDHTLIHGQAPRLPLDPSVTDRELADPLRWFEDERVSLITAVRQAAGAGLDELCWDLALTLVTLFEMYGYFDDWRTTHEIALEITRRHDNRRGQAAMLYSLGSLHMFEYKLDEARGRLGLARELFRQVGDVHGEALALRNLAFADRIQGRLDEAMEGYEKALVMLSGVNDSTAEAHVLSNMAQIHLDRGLIAEGKQTMVAGLAAVERSGNQRVRAQILCRLGEAHLQIDEVTEAEYVFSQALETVRSVGDPVGECYALRGLAVVRSRQGSHGAAYEMLEQAMVIASQAHEYLAIGRIQLSLGEVAADKDDHDQAKEHIGVALDIFGRIKATRWQKESARLMSEVCAASDDAAGAAAYARAGSG is encoded by the coding sequence ATGCGCTTTCGTTTACTCGGGCCGTTGGAAGTGGCCGGTCCTGGTGGCCCAGCGCTGATCACCGCGGAGCGTCAGCGCGTCGTGTTGGCGGTTCTGCTGCTCGAACCCAACCGGATCGTCCCGATGGGCCGGCTCATCGACGCCGTCTGGGGCGAGTCCCCGCCCCCCACCGCCCGCGCCCAGATCCAGATCTGCGTCTCCATGGTCCGCGCGAGCATGGCGAAGGTCGGCCTGCCCGACGTCATACAGACCAGGTCGCCGGGGTACCTCGCCGAGGTCGGGGACGACGAGCTGGACCTGCATGTCTTCGAGCGGGCCGCGGCGGCCGGACGTACCGCCGCGGAGGCCGGCCGCTTCGAGGAGGCGGCCTCCGCCTTCGAGACCGCGCTCGGACTCTGGCGCGGGTCCTCGTGCTTCGGCGGCGGCATCAGCAGTACGGCCCTCGAAGCCCCGGCCGCGCGCCTGGACGAACAGCGGCTCGCCGTCGTGGAGCAGTGGGTGGACGCGCGGCTGGCCCTCGGCCTGCACCAGCAGTTGGTGGCGCGGCTGATCGACCTCGTCATGCAGAACCCGCTGCGCGAACGGCTGCGCGCCCAGCTCATGATGGCACTGTCCCGGTCGGGCCGGCAGGCCGAGGCGCTGGAGGTGTACCGGCGCGGCCGGCGCGAGCTGGTCGACGAACTCGGGATCGAGCCGGGGGAGGAGCTGCGCCGGCTGCAGGAGTCGATCCTCTCCGGCCGGCTGGACGGCGGACCGGCGGCACCGGTTCCGCCCGAGGCGCCCGTCCTGCCCGCCGCCGTAGCGGCCGCACTCGCGGTGCCCGCCGTGCCCGCGGCATCGGCCGTCTTCGCGGCCCCGGCCGCGACGGCCGTCGAACCCCCGGCGGTGCCCCGCCTGTTGCCGGGCGCGATCGCCGACTTCACCGGCCGCGACGGCCTGCTCGCCCAGCTGGAGGACGCGCTCGAAGAGGCCACGGAGACCTCGTACGCGATGCGAATCGTCTCGATCACCGGCCGGGGCGGCGTCGGCAAGACGACTCTCGCGATACACCTCGGACACTCTCTGGCGAATCGTTTCCCCGACGGCCAGATGTTCGCCAAACTACGCGGCCCCTCGGCGCAGCCGATCCCGCCGACCCGGATTCTCGAACGCTTTCTGCGCAGCCTGGGCATACCGGGCTCGGCGGTGCCGTCGAGTCTTGAGGAACGGGCGGAACTGTTCCGGAACTTGGTCGCCGACAAGCGCGTCCTGATCGTCCTGGACGACGCGATCGACGAGGAACAGGTCCGCTGGCTGCTGCCCGGATCGTCCACCTGCCCGGTCCTCATCACGAGCCGGTCCCGGCTGGCCGGCCTGGAGGGCACACGGTCCGTCCGGATCGACGTGTTCTCCACCGAGCAGGCGCTGCAACTCCTCAGCCGGATCCTCGGGGCCGACCGGATCCACAGCGAACTGACCAGCGCCCTGCAGCTGATCAAGCTGTGCGGCAATCTCGCGCTGGCCCTGCGGATCGTGGCGGCGCGGCTGGCCGCCCGGCCGCACTGGCCGCTGAGCAAGATGGTGGCGCGACTCCACGACGAGAGCCAGCGCCTCGACGAGCTGACCCACGGCGGGGTCGGCGTCCGGGCCGGCCTGGCCATGGCCTACCAGGGCCTGCCGGCCGACGCCCAACGCCTGTTCCGGCGGCTCTCGATGCTGGAGGCGGCGGAGTTCTCCAGCTGGGTCGCGGCGCCCCTGCTCGACCTCGCCGTGACGGAGGCCGAGGACACCCTGGAATTCCTCGTCGACGCCCAGCTCGTCGACGTCGAGGTGGTGGAGGGCCGCCGCACCCGCTACCGGCTGCACGACCTGGTCCGCGTCTACTCCCAGGAGTGCCTGGCCGCGTACGAGAGCACCGCCGAGCGGTCGCTCGTCCTCGGCCGCGTCCTGAGCACCTGGCTGCTCCTGGTCGAGGAGGCGCACCGGCGGGCGTACGGCGGGGACCACACGCTGATCCACGGACAGGCGCCGCGCCTGCCCCTCGACCCGTCGGTCACCGACCGCGAACTGGCCGACCCGCTCCGGTGGTTCGAGGACGAACGGGTCAGTCTGATCACCGCGGTCCGGCAGGCCGCGGGCGCGGGCCTCGACGAACTCTGCTGGGATCTGGCGCTGACCCTGGTCACGCTGTTCGAGATGTACGGCTACTTCGACGACTGGCGTACGACGCACGAGATCGCGCTGGAGATCACCCGGCGGCACGACAACCGGCGCGGCCAGGCGGCGATGCTGTACTCCCTCGGCTCGCTGCACATGTTCGAGTACAAGCTGGACGAGGCGCGCGGCCGGCTGGGGCTCGCCCGCGAGCTGTTCCGCCAGGTCGGCGACGTACACGGCGAGGCGCTGGCACTGCGCAATCTCGCGTTCGCCGACCGGATCCAGGGCCGGCTCGACGAGGCGATGGAGGGCTACGAGAAGGCGCTGGTCATGCTCTCCGGCGTGAACGACTCGACCGCCGAGGCGCACGTGCTGAGCAACATGGCCCAGATCCACCTGGACCGCGGTCTGATCGCGGAGGGGAAACAGACCATGGTGGCCGGGCTGGCCGCGGTGGAACGGTCCGGAAACCAGCGGGTGCGCGCGCAGATCCTGTGCCGCCTCGGCGAGGCGCATCTGCAGATCGACGAGGTGACCGAGGCCGAGTACGTGTTCAGCCAGGCGCTGGAGACCGTCCGCTCGGTCGGCGACCCGGTGGGCGAGTGCTACGCGCTGCGCGGTCTGGCCGTAGTCCGGTCGCGCCAGGGCAGCCACGGCGCGGCGTACGAGATGCTGGAACAGGCGATGGTGATCGCGTCGCAGGCCCACGAGTATCTCGCCATCGGCCGCATCCAGCTCTCGCTCGGCGAGGTCGCCGCGGACAAGGACGACCACGACCAGGCCAAGGAGCACATCGGCGTGGCCCTGGACATCTTCGGGCGGATCAAGGCCACCCGGTGGCAGAAGGAGTCGGCGCGCCTCATGAGCGAGGTCTGCGCGGCCTCCGACGACGCGGCCGGGGCCGCCGCCTACGCCCGGGCCGGCTCGGGATGA
- a CDS encoding 5-hydroxyisourate hydrolase (identified by MetaGeneAnnotator; putative;~sequence version:1), producing MKLGVCVSDGTNGQPVDGLMIRIERPRLDEWETVWRGLTGTDGRLDRPSLPEDTPGPFRLVLETARYFTTLGMRPFYSHIAVAFSEWETDREIPIMIAPHGYAVCAVGP from the coding sequence GTGAAGCTGGGAGTGTGTGTCTCTGATGGAACCAACGGGCAGCCCGTCGACGGGCTGATGATCCGCATCGAACGGCCGCGCCTGGACGAGTGGGAGACCGTGTGGCGCGGGCTGACCGGTACGGACGGGCGGCTGGACCGTCCGTCCCTCCCGGAGGACACCCCGGGGCCGTTCCGGCTGGTCCTGGAGACGGCGCGGTATTTCACGACACTCGGGATGCGGCCGTTCTACAGCCACATCGCGGTCGCGTTCAGCGAGTGGGAGACGGACCGGGAGATCCCGATCATGATCGCCCCGCACGGTTACGCGGTGTGTGCCGTCGGCCCGTAG
- a CDS encoding 2-hydroxypenta-2,4-dienoate hydratase (2-hydroxypenta-2,4-dienoate hydratase [Micromonospora sp. ATCC39149];~Fumarylacetoacetate (FAA) hydrolase family; cl11421;~identified by MetaGeneAnnotator; putative) — protein MNISVDDARVKAKALYEARATGCPIPPFTDEQLALDMRDGYAIQRELVGMLTAAGDRVVGYKAGLTSVPMQQMLGVDTPDYGPVLGSTVYESGATVPGGAFIAPKVEAEIVFRLGTPLQGPGVTVAAAREAISEVMAGLEIVDSRIEGWRIRLADTIADLASNGAVVLGPPVALPGDCDVRLIGMAFSRDGELVATGAGAAALGDPAAVVAWLANVLGEHGVTLEAGQLIMTGALHAAVPMSPGDSFVAEFDRLGTVTLHVGDAPTPQA, from the coding sequence GTGAACATCTCGGTGGACGACGCCAGAGTCAAGGCCAAGGCGCTGTACGAGGCCCGCGCGACGGGCTGCCCCATCCCTCCCTTCACCGACGAGCAGCTGGCGCTGGACATGCGTGACGGATACGCCATCCAGCGCGAGCTGGTCGGGATGCTCACCGCCGCCGGCGACCGCGTCGTCGGCTACAAGGCGGGCCTCACCTCCGTCCCGATGCAGCAGATGCTCGGGGTCGACACCCCGGACTACGGACCGGTGCTCGGCTCGACGGTGTACGAGAGCGGGGCCACCGTGCCGGGCGGGGCGTTCATCGCGCCCAAGGTCGAGGCGGAGATCGTGTTCAGGCTCGGCACGCCGCTCCAGGGCCCCGGGGTCACCGTCGCCGCCGCGCGGGAGGCGATCTCCGAGGTCATGGCCGGGCTCGAGATCGTCGACTCCCGGATCGAGGGCTGGCGGATCCGGCTCGCGGACACGATCGCCGACCTCGCGTCGAACGGCGCGGTGGTGCTCGGCCCCCCGGTCGCGCTGCCCGGCGACTGTGACGTACGCCTCATCGGCATGGCGTTCTCCCGTGACGGCGAGCTCGTGGCGACCGGCGCCGGTGCCGCCGCCCTGGGGGATCCGGCCGCGGTGGTCGCCTGGCTGGCGAACGTCCTCGGCGAGCACGGGGTGACGCTCGAAGCGGGCCAGCTGATCATGACGGGCGCGCTCCACGCGGCGGTGCCGATGTCTCCCGGCGACAGCTTCGTGGCCGAATTCGATCGCTTGGGCACCGTCACGCTGCACGTGGGCGACGCACCGACGCCGCAGGCCTAG
- a CDS encoding hydroxyisourate hydrolase (identified by MetaGeneAnnotator; putative;~sequence version:1), with protein sequence MSISVRVVDSTSGCSVAELAVTLHARENGAWPVVARARTDSAGRIASLSGRALPRGSYRLVFDTGAYFAERAVDSLYAEVIVSVHYQGDPSHLHVPLLLSPFAYTTYRGPAPKAVAAEQA encoded by the coding sequence ATGAGCATCTCGGTCCGGGTCGTCGACTCCACCAGTGGCTGCTCGGTCGCCGAGCTGGCCGTCACCCTGCACGCCCGGGAGAACGGCGCGTGGCCCGTCGTGGCCCGGGCGCGGACCGACAGCGCGGGAAGGATCGCCTCACTGTCCGGCCGGGCCCTGCCGCGCGGGTCCTACCGCCTGGTCTTCGACACCGGCGCGTACTTCGCCGAGCGGGCGGTCGACAGCCTGTACGCCGAGGTCATCGTCTCGGTCCACTACCAGGGCGATCCGAGCCACCTGCATGTTCCGCTGCTGCTCAGCCCGTTCGCGTACACCACCTACCGCGGGCCTGCCCCGAAGGCGGTGGCGGCCGAGCAGGCGTGA
- a CDS encoding nikA protein (NikA protein [Micromonospora sp. ATCC39149];~Prokaryotic acetaldehyde dehydrogenase, dimerisation; pfam09290;~acetaldehyde dehydrogenase; Validated;~identified by MetaGeneAnnotator; putative) has protein sequence MKRNGRLPVAVLGAGLIGVDLAEKIMRSELLDCGLVVGRDANTPGLRQAAELGLPIGTRGIESLLEAPRPFRIVFDATNALAHAEHAERLGLAGVKLVDLTPSKVGRMVVPSVNGADVLDCDDVNMISCGGQASIPVLHAITRNHRVEYVEVVTTAASPSVGRSTRLNLDEYVETTQDAVRDFTGVKDVKAILNISPARPPATFRVAMSLLGEGFGTASVDAAVTAAAEQVRAFAPGYRITACVVEETKVFVAAEVTSSGGRIPKYAGNLDIINSAAVHVAEQCAAVGLAGIGTETS, from the coding sequence ATGAAGCGAAACGGGCGCCTGCCCGTGGCCGTCCTCGGCGCCGGCCTCATCGGAGTCGATCTGGCCGAGAAGATCATGCGTTCGGAGTTACTCGACTGCGGTCTGGTCGTGGGACGCGACGCGAACACGCCGGGCCTGCGGCAGGCGGCCGAACTCGGTCTTCCCATCGGCACGCGCGGCATCGAGTCCCTGCTGGAGGCCCCGCGCCCGTTCCGCATCGTCTTCGACGCGACCAACGCCCTGGCCCACGCCGAGCACGCGGAACGCCTGGGCCTGGCGGGCGTCAAACTCGTGGACCTGACGCCGAGCAAGGTGGGGCGGATGGTCGTCCCGAGCGTCAACGGCGCGGACGTCCTGGACTGCGACGACGTCAACATGATCAGCTGCGGCGGCCAGGCGTCGATCCCGGTCCTGCACGCGATCACCCGGAACCACCGGGTCGAGTACGTCGAAGTCGTCACGACGGCCGCCAGCCCGAGCGTCGGCCGCTCCACCCGGCTCAACCTGGACGAGTACGTCGAGACCACCCAGGACGCGGTCCGCGACTTCACCGGTGTCAAGGACGTCAAGGCGATCCTCAACATCAGCCCCGCCCGACCGCCGGCGACCTTCCGGGTCGCCATGTCGCTGCTGGGTGAAGGCTTCGGTACGGCGTCGGTGGACGCCGCCGTGACGGCCGCGGCCGAGCAGGTCCGCGCCTTCGCCCCGGGCTACCGGATCACCGCGTGCGTCGTGGAGGAGACCAAGGTGTTCGTCGCCGCGGAGGTCACGTCCTCCGGCGGCCGCATCCCGAAGTACGCGGGCAACCTCGACATCATCAACTCCGCCGCGGTCCATGTCGCCGAGCAGTGCGCGGCGGTCGGCCTGGCGGGCATCGGTACGGAGACGTCATGA
- a CDS encoding nikT protein (Aspartate aminotransferase family. This family belongs to pyridoxal phosphate (PLP)-dependent aspartate aminotransferase superfamily (fold I). Pyridoxal phosphate combines with an alpha-amino acid to form a compound called a Schiff base or aldimine...; cd00609;~NikT protein [Micromonospora sp. ATCC39149];~catalytic residue [active];~histidinol-phosphate aminotransferase; Validated;~homodimer interface [polypeptide binding];~identified by MetaGeneAnnotator; putative;~pyridoxal 5'-phosphate binding site [chemical binding]), protein MSSPPLRAAPPLRAVLGTLASYQPADGLYDSAARPSPLSANESPHDPLPGIVEAIAEAGATVNRYPDPGCGPLIRALGRAHGITEDRIAVGAGSLALLQTLFQSVADPGAGVDAVYAWPSFEVYPTLAALAGVASVHVPLTDDTHDLRAMAARITPRTRLVIVCNPNNPTGTVVGFEELRAFVASVPPTCLVAVDEAYHEYVRDPAASSALPLCATYPNLVVLRTFSKAYGLAGLRTGYLVGDARVVERLRRACLPYAVTSVAQRAAVAALGLEDRLLRRVDDTVAERTRVRDALTRGGWDVPDSQANFLWLRLGPYAAEFGAWCAEQGIAVRAFPDVGVRVSLGSTEDDDRFLAAADAWRSVPRPAEAAGPGQTHQVREAAQT, encoded by the coding sequence ATGTCTTCTCCACCCCTGCGCGCCGCCCCACCCCTGCGCGCGGTCCTCGGAACCCTCGCCTCCTACCAGCCGGCCGACGGCCTCTACGATTCGGCCGCGCGGCCGAGCCCGCTGTCGGCGAACGAGTCACCGCACGACCCGCTCCCCGGCATCGTCGAGGCCATCGCGGAGGCCGGCGCCACCGTGAACCGCTATCCGGACCCCGGCTGCGGACCGCTGATCCGCGCCCTCGGCCGGGCCCACGGGATCACGGAGGACCGGATCGCGGTCGGCGCCGGCTCCCTGGCCCTCCTGCAGACCCTGTTCCAGTCGGTCGCCGATCCCGGCGCCGGCGTCGACGCCGTGTACGCCTGGCCGTCGTTCGAGGTCTACCCGACACTCGCCGCGCTGGCCGGCGTGGCATCCGTACACGTGCCGCTGACCGACGACACGCACGACCTGCGGGCCATGGCCGCCCGGATCACCCCGCGGACCCGGCTCGTCATCGTCTGCAACCCCAACAACCCGACGGGCACGGTCGTCGGCTTCGAGGAACTCCGGGCATTCGTCGCCTCCGTGCCGCCGACCTGCCTGGTGGCCGTGGACGAGGCGTACCACGAGTACGTCCGGGACCCGGCCGCGTCCAGTGCCCTGCCGTTGTGCGCCACGTATCCGAACCTGGTCGTCCTGCGCACCTTCTCGAAGGCCTACGGACTGGCCGGCCTGCGGACCGGCTATCTGGTCGGGGACGCCCGCGTCGTCGAGCGACTGCGCCGGGCCTGCCTGCCGTACGCGGTGACCTCCGTCGCGCAGCGGGCGGCCGTCGCGGCCCTCGGACTCGAGGACCGGCTGCTGCGGCGCGTCGACGACACGGTCGCGGAACGCACCCGCGTACGGGACGCCCTGACGCGCGGCGGCTGGGACGTCCCGGACAGCCAGGCCAACTTCCTCTGGCTGCGCCTGGGCCCGTACGCCGCCGAGTTCGGCGCGTGGTGCGCGGAACAGGGCATCGCGGTCCGGGCGTTCCCGGACGTGGGCGTACGGGTGTCGCTCGGTTCCACCGAGGACGACGACCGGTTCCTCGCGGCGGCGGACGCGTGGCGCTCCGTGCCGCGGCCGGCCGAGGCGGCCGGTCCAGGGCAGACGCATCAGGTCCGAGAGGCGGCACAGACATGA
- a CDS encoding 4-hydroxy-2-ketovalerate aldolase (4-hydroxy-2-ketovalerate aldolase [Streptomyces coelicolor A3(2)];~4-hydroxy-2-oxovalerate aldolase, N-terminal catalytic TIM barrel domain; cd07943;~4-hyroxy-2-oxovalerate/4-hydroxy-2-oxopentanoic acid aldolase,; Validated;~DmpG-like communication domain; pfam07836;~catalytic residues [active];~catalyzes the formation of pyruvate and acetaldehyde from 4-hydroxy-2-ketovaleric acid; involved in the degradation of phenylpropionate;~identified by MetaGeneAnnotator; putative;~metal binding site [ion binding]) has product MSASAPSGGTGKPVLIYDASLRDGHHAVRHQLGRDQLRAYAEAADAAGIPMVEVGHGNGLGASSLQVGQARLSDDEMLSIVRESLRDSAMAVFMLPGWGTTADLRRAIAHEADVVRIGTHCTEGDLAERHLGFLREQGVQAQAVLLMSHMTSAERLAHECARLVEFGANAVGIMDSSGHYLPADVTERIGAMRAAVEVPVMFHAHNNLGMAVANSIAAVEAGADILDACARGFGAGAGNTQLEVLVPVLERMGFSTGIDLYGLLDAADLAERTLMPAPPTIDSVSVVSGLAGVFSGFKTRVLDIARREDVDPRDVFFELGKRQAVAGQEDLIVEVALALKAARSA; this is encoded by the coding sequence ATGAGCGCGAGCGCACCGTCCGGCGGCACCGGAAAGCCGGTCCTCATCTACGACGCGTCCCTGCGCGACGGCCACCACGCCGTCCGGCACCAGCTGGGCCGTGACCAACTGCGCGCCTACGCGGAGGCCGCGGACGCCGCCGGCATCCCGATGGTCGAGGTGGGCCACGGCAACGGGCTCGGAGCCTCCTCGCTCCAGGTCGGACAGGCCCGGCTCAGCGACGACGAGATGCTGTCGATCGTCCGCGAGTCCCTCCGCGACAGCGCGATGGCCGTCTTCATGCTGCCGGGCTGGGGCACGACCGCGGACCTCAGGCGGGCCATCGCCCACGAGGCGGACGTCGTCCGGATCGGCACCCACTGCACCGAAGGAGACCTCGCCGAACGGCACTTGGGCTTCCTTCGCGAGCAGGGAGTCCAGGCCCAGGCCGTCCTCCTGATGAGCCACATGACGAGCGCCGAGCGGCTGGCGCACGAATGCGCCCGCCTCGTGGAGTTCGGCGCGAACGCGGTGGGCATCATGGACTCCTCCGGCCACTACCTTCCGGCCGACGTCACCGAGCGGATCGGCGCCATGCGGGCCGCCGTCGAGGTGCCCGTGATGTTCCACGCCCACAACAACCTCGGCATGGCGGTCGCGAACTCGATCGCCGCCGTCGAGGCGGGCGCGGACATCCTGGACGCCTGCGCCCGCGGCTTCGGGGCGGGCGCCGGGAACACCCAGCTCGAAGTCCTCGTCCCCGTCCTCGAACGGATGGGCTTCTCGACGGGCATCGACCTGTACGGACTGCTGGACGCGGCCGACCTCGCCGAGCGCACGCTCATGCCGGCCCCGCCCACCATCGACTCGGTGAGCGTCGTCAGCGGACTGGCCGGGGTGTTCTCCGGATTCAAGACCCGGGTCCTGGACATCGCGCGGCGCGAGGACGTCGACCCGCGTGACGTCTTCTTCGAACTGGGCAAGCGGCAGGCCGTGGCGGGCCAGGAGGACCTCATCGTCGAGGTGGCCCTCGCGCTGAAAGCGGCGCGCAGCGCGTGA